In Haloarcula halophila, the genomic window CGGAGTTACCGAATCGATTGTGTTGCTAGAGGGCGATATTGAGCGAGTGACGGTACTTGACTCGGAAACGGAGTCCCGCTTTGGTGATTAGAGGGAAAGTATGAAGATACCATAATTATATATTCAGACAACGTGACCACAGTTTCTAACCTTCGAGATGTCCTCGCTAACTTTCTTGAGGAACTCGAAGATGAATTCGACGACCCCCACGAAATCGAGCGAATCCTCAACGGTGATCGAAACATCACCAGGAGGGATATTGGGGCCGAACCCGAAACGTGGACAGAAGATATCCTCATCAACCCAGTCCTGAATGCAGTCGGTCTTCATAAATCTCCTGGGCGACCGACCTCACAGCGTAAAACCCCGGATTTCAAGCTTGAGGAACAGAACGGCGACCAGACCCTCGAAATTGTCGGGGAGAACAAATCTCTGAACAAGATCGAGGATGCTGAAGATGAGCTTGTAGACGACTATCTGTCCAACATCTCCTTCCCGAACGACGGAATCGCTACTGATGGGCTCGACTGGGTTGTTTACCGCACTGAACGTGGTGGTGACTTCTTCGAGCACGAAGCTGTCCGACATCACAGCTTCAGAGATGCCCTCCGGCAGTTAGCACGCAATGAGAACATCATCAGCCAGCAAGCGCTCCCAGACTCTGACATCGATATTGACAACGAGCTGGAAGCGTTCGCGCTGACATTCCAACCCGACCATCTTGTTCCGCTCCTCACGAAAACAGCACCCACGGAGTTCCGTGACCAGCGAAAACGAGATGTCGATGACTTCTTCGAGATTTATATCGAAGTACTGTTTGGTGAGTCAGACGAGCACAATTACGATACGTGCCTTCGAAACGATATTGACGCGCCTGACGGCGCTTCGAGGAAGGACAAGGATGTGTTCGCGGTCACACTCGTGAACCGTCTGATGTTCATTCGATTCCTTGAGGAGCGAGGCGTTCTCGAGGAAGGGTTCCTGCACGAGCGTGTCGAAAACTACAGCGAGGGCATCCCAACTTCTCTCTACGAAACAACTATCAAACCCCTATTTTATGATCTGTTCAACGAACCCCGTGAAGACCGTGAGCTCCACGGCGACTGGTACGATGAAATCCCGTATCTGAACGGTGGACTGTTCCGTCAAAATCTCAGGCAAGAAGACGACTACGACGTTCGGAACACTTCAATGGTGCTCGTCATCGACAAACTGATTGAGGGCAACCATGAGATGGACCTCGAAATCGATCCCGCGATTCTGGGAAGCGTTTTCGAAATGACCATCAACCACATTAGCGAGGCGGAGGACCGACAAAAGGAGACTGGCGCCTACTACACGCCCAACGACGTTACACACCTGATTAACTCCCAAGCCGTTGACGGTGAGGTCAAGGAAACTATCATCGAATCGTTTGCAGAAACGCTGGACGAGGAGGTAGAGTCTACGTTCCGACGGCAGGCTGAAGCAGAGTCTCTGGAGGAAATTCTGGCACACATTGAGGAAGGCGAGGGCTGGTACGGAAGCACCCAGGGTCTTGACAAAGCTCGTGAGGCGGTTCTTAATCTGACTGTTCTTGATCCTGCATGTGGCTCTGGTCACTTCTTGACGGCTGCGATGGAACAACTGCATCAAGTACTCCAGTCCATTCACCGTGGTCAGCACGGCGGTGATGACCCGTCACCTGAAGAGAAGTACCAGCAGAAACGCGATATTGCGTTGAACTCCATCTATGGCGTCGATGTTGACCGTGTTGCCACCGAGATTGCCAAACTGCGAACATGGCTGAAAATTTTGGAGGGGAACGACTGGGAGGAGAGCTATGGCCGTCTCCCCAACATTGATGTGAATATCCTCGAGGGGAACTCACTGATTGGCCTGCCGACTGTTGGGTACGGTGCTACAACGCTGAATGAGTATAGCGACCGAATGGAAGAAATCCTCACCCAGCGGAAAGAATACAAGCAGGAAAACGAAGGATCGAAAACAGCAATCGACGATCTTCGAGACGACCTTCGAGATGATCTCAACAAGGAGTATATCGACCGGTTAACCCAAACTGTCGAGAGTGAAATCCGAGATTCAGAGGTCCTGTACGAGCTTGCAGATGAAATTTCTCCTGTAGAACTACGACAGTACATCGACACAGTATCGATCAAGCGTACTGACAAAGAGAAGTTCACTGATACGCAAATAGCGGATCTCGAGGATGCTGGGTTCGATGTCCATCATATGCAAAAGAGCGGGAAGATGGATATTGTGAACCACATTGATAGTCTAACTGATAGGAAGAACCGCAACGGGATTTCCAGTCAGGCTGAAGCTGCCGAGCAAATCCTTGAGGCGTTGATTGAGTTTGCCGAGAAAGACCAGTTCTATTACAACAAAGTTGAGCGTCGCCCGCTCCACTCCGATTTAGAGCGTATAGAGGGCAGGCCATTCCATTGGACTGCAGAGTTCCCGGAGGCCCGCAAGGAAGACGAGAACGGGAACTACGATATGGTGTTCGACATTGTCGTTGGAAACCCACCGTATGGGGACATTCTCTCTAACAATGCGAAGTATCTAGTTAGTGCGTATGAGACGGGCGGAATCAACGATATCGCTGCACAGTTCGTAGAGCGTGAACTACAGCTACTGAAACTCGGCGGGCACTTCGGGAACATCACAACGCTTCGCATTGCCTACGATCAGCGCGAAGAACCTGCACGAAAACATCTCACGCGCCGGTTGGAGAAAACACGGATGGCGTGTTTTGCACACCGCCCATCTCGAATTTTTGAGGGTGCACACGTGAAGCCAGCTATCATCACTGGAAAGCTAACCGGAGAGCACGACCCGGACATCTACACAAGTCGGTATATCCGGTTCACCACCGAGAATCGAAACGAGACGCTGTCAAATATCAGCTACGCGAAGGCGAACGGGCTTGCTCTGGGGGACAAGATTGGTGATGGTCAGAACCTGTCTATCCCGAAGCTTGGCCACGATACTGCGAGAAGTGCGCTTGAGAAGTTGAAAGAGGCCAGTGACCGAACGTTCTCGGACGCACTTCAAGATAACGAGACAGATTACTTGATGTGGCGTCGTCGTGGTGCCCTGTACTGGATTAACCCATTGCTGGTGAATTTGTACGAGGAACAAGGCAAGACCACTCCAACAAGTATGTACCGGATGTACTTCTCGTCGGATCTTGAACGGCGTATGAGTTTCATCACGCTCCAGTCTTCACTCTACTACTGGTACTGGATGGTGTACAAGAACGGGCGCAACATTGACTGGTGGGAAATCGAACCGTTCCCCTTCCCAGATCAAGAAACACTTGAAGCGAATAGGGAAGACATCATTGAGGTAAGCGAGGAGCTATGGGAGGCGATGGAATATCGGTTCGTCGGGAAAGCTCGGACTGTGATTGAGAACGCAGCGGAGCTCAAACCGATTGTTGATCGCGTGGACGACTTGATTGGCCCAATGTATGGGCTGGCTGAGGACGAGATAGAGTATATGAAAAACTTCGACGCTGAGTATGGTCGGGAGCCGGAGGATATCGACTCGGAGACGTTGGAGTCGTACGCGGACGACTGACCAAACGCTGATTTTCACCACTCCTGTATGAACCTATAGTACATGGACACGCCTGTCGGAACGGAAGGAGACGAATTTCGAGGTCTTCAGATAGTCAATGTTGTCGCTTCGGGCGTGTTAGGGGCTGGTGAAATCGATACAGACGTACTGGGTGCTGAACTTTCGGTTGAAAAAACCGTGCTTCCTGGCCGAGTGTATCTCAAGCCGGAGGAGCAATCTCCGGTAGCGATGGTGTTTCGATCAGGGTCGTACACCGTTGCAGGCGCTTCGTCTTGGGGTGAGGTTCTGGACATTGTCCGCTGGCTGTTCGAGACTCTAAGCTCAATTGATGTTGGAATAAATCGGGACGAGATGCTGGAGTCTGTATCACTGAAATATCTGGTTGTAACTGGTGATTTTAATTCTAGTCTGAATTTGGCTGCTGTAGTAGTATCTCTCGGAATGGAACAATCAGAGTATGAACCGGAACAATTCCCTGCGGTAATCCACAATCCAGAGGATATCGATTGTACTGTGTTGCTATTCTCTAACGGAAAGGTCACTATCACCGGTGTTCACAATGTTCAAGACGCCTTTGATGTATTCGAGCATATTGAAAACGTTCTCACAGATGGTGCGCTTATTTGAACTGAAGACATATCTTCCAGTTATGACGGTAGTGTTAGAGGCAGAACTAGGTCAACCTCATTAAATGATTGAAACCTTGCTCAGATGTTTATCCGGCTGCCAAAGCATTTCATCTTCCATATGTGCAGAGAATTAGAATAATGTTTGCTCAACTTTCCTCGACAATCATATCACGAACTGCTTCCAATCCTGTTGATTCAAGTGTGCCAGCGCTCATTAGGCTCAGCTGATGAACCTGTATTCCTTCGACAGAGAAGGTCTTGATGGATGAACTGTCACCAATACCAAGTAACGCCGTTGGCGGTGTCTGCTCCAAGCTAGTGTCAATAAAGTCCATCAGATATCCGAGGAAGCGCTGTATGCCTGATATACCCAGTCGATCTAAGTTTTGGAATTTTGCATCGGCCAGCCACCTGATTTCGCCATTGAGAACAAACACAAAATCAGGCCGCCCACTCTCTCGTTTTCCAAAAGCATCTTCATTTGCTACATATCGACTATGAGAGCTCACACTTGTATCGTAATATAACACTGCGTCAGCTTCCTCAAATACGAACTGGGAGGCTGCACTCCGGTCACGATTCGGGGTCCAGGAACCATACTCATTTTCAAGAATTTCCAACACCCTATGCAGACACCAGATCTCGAATACTTCGTAAATTGGTTTGATTGCTGTAGCAAAATTTTCGAAGGGGTCAAGCTGTGCACGTTGATGGAGATATGCCTCCCAGAGGTCCACAATCTCCATTATTACTCCGGATGATTGACCTCGGATTTTAGCGAGGACAGTGGGATCTCTGAGGGCAGGACTAGCATCACTGTTTACAACATCTTCTGGAACAGCCGTATTTAAAAAGTTGATATGGTGCTGGAGTTGTTTTGGAATTTTTTCCGGTAAATGTGCATAGTTCTCAATCAAATGATCGAGGTGAGCTGCCATTTGACTATGAAACTCGTATAGTAAATGGTTGGCAGGTGTATCAAACGTAAATTTAGTTTCACGTGAAACAAGCATATGCGAGCCTCTTGCCCGTTCTTTAATCACCCCCTGGAGGTCCGGAGGTCCCTCAAATTCGAACCCACGGGACGACTTTCGCCGTATCTGGACGGGTAGCCGCCCTGCAAGTAGTTCTTCCGTATAGAATAAGAGTGTTTGACTGTAGCGAGGGTATGCAACTTTGCCTTCGACAATTAAGTCTGGTTGTTCTGGTAAGATAGCATCTGCTATCGGTTTTTTGAATAGGTGGACAAAGCTAGCAACCTCATTTACCATCTTCTCATATTGTTCGGTAGTAACTTTTTCTGGGGTGACAGAAACCAAGTTATTGTAGTTACCCACCCAAGCCCCGGGGCGGAACTCTTCACTTCCAACAATGCGGGGAGAATTGTTTGACGAGTTGACTGCCAGCTCAACAGCATCAACGTAGGTTTTAAAATTGCCCCACTGAGCTTTATTCAAATCAAGATCTTCTTGGGTATAGCGTCCTCTCGTAGCTACTTCTTTGTAGGCGTTTGAGTTCACGTGAACCCACTTGATGCTTGCATATCCCGCAACTGCGCAGCGACACGCTCTAGTCCCAGTGCACTAGCTGCTCGTACTGTACAATCGAAGTTCTCTGTTACCTCACCCTCCGTTCCGATTGTTTCAGCCTGTCGGAGCTCCGGCATGACAATCTCAAATTGCGGAACAATATAGGAAATAACTGCTTGTTCAACAGTCTCGCCGCTCACCTCATCAGGAAACATAAGTGCATATACCACAAGGAACTTTACCGCATCAATGACCATTGCTTGGCCAATTTCAAGGAGGTCGTTATTGGCCGCAATAAAACAAAATTCAATCAACACATCAATAAAATCGCGTTCACCTTTGTAGTGGTCAAGATCTTCAAAGAGAGACTCAAACTGTTCCTCAATCAGTTCCTCGCTAGCATAGCTTGGCTCGATAGGGTAGGCGTCCCTTCCAAACGGGCCCTGCTCAGTTTGTGCCTCGGCCGAAAGTGGGAAAGTCTCAAAGATAGTTCGGGAGTATGAAAGACTCTCAATAACGCTCTCTTTGATAATCTCGTTCTTGAGAGATTCATAGTCAGGTACTGCTGGAATATCTATTTCTTCTTCGTCATTTGACTTAGATGAACTGGTCTTCAGGAGGGTTCCGACCTCTACAAAAGCAAATCGTCGTCTAAATGCATAGCCGAGTTCAAATAGCTGGGCTCGGTCGTAAGTGTTCATTGTCGCGAGAATACGGAAGGAGTGCGGGAGATAGGTTGATTCATCTCCATATTGGAGCCTTTCGGTATCACGATAATCCGGGTCAAGCAGGGTGAATACTTCTCCGAAGGACTGATCTAGGTTCGCCCGATTCAATTCGTCGATAATCAACCAGGCCGGCCGTCCATCCGAGCGGAGGCCCTGCTGGCACAATTTAGCGGTTTCTGCGAGTGGTCCCGCCTGTGTCGTGAAGCCACCGTCACTATCAGG contains:
- a CDS encoding Eco57I restriction-modification methylase domain-containing protein: MTTVSNLRDVLANFLEELEDEFDDPHEIERILNGDRNITRRDIGAEPETWTEDILINPVLNAVGLHKSPGRPTSQRKTPDFKLEEQNGDQTLEIVGENKSLNKIEDAEDELVDDYLSNISFPNDGIATDGLDWVVYRTERGGDFFEHEAVRHHSFRDALRQLARNENIISQQALPDSDIDIDNELEAFALTFQPDHLVPLLTKTAPTEFRDQRKRDVDDFFEIYIEVLFGESDEHNYDTCLRNDIDAPDGASRKDKDVFAVTLVNRLMFIRFLEERGVLEEGFLHERVENYSEGIPTSLYETTIKPLFYDLFNEPREDRELHGDWYDEIPYLNGGLFRQNLRQEDDYDVRNTSMVLVIDKLIEGNHEMDLEIDPAILGSVFEMTINHISEAEDRQKETGAYYTPNDVTHLINSQAVDGEVKETIIESFAETLDEEVESTFRRQAEAESLEEILAHIEEGEGWYGSTQGLDKAREAVLNLTVLDPACGSGHFLTAAMEQLHQVLQSIHRGQHGGDDPSPEEKYQQKRDIALNSIYGVDVDRVATEIAKLRTWLKILEGNDWEESYGRLPNIDVNILEGNSLIGLPTVGYGATTLNEYSDRMEEILTQRKEYKQENEGSKTAIDDLRDDLRDDLNKEYIDRLTQTVESEIRDSEVLYELADEISPVELRQYIDTVSIKRTDKEKFTDTQIADLEDAGFDVHHMQKSGKMDIVNHIDSLTDRKNRNGISSQAEAAEQILEALIEFAEKDQFYYNKVERRPLHSDLERIEGRPFHWTAEFPEARKEDENGNYDMVFDIVVGNPPYGDILSNNAKYLVSAYETGGINDIAAQFVERELQLLKLGGHFGNITTLRIAYDQREEPARKHLTRRLEKTRMACFAHRPSRIFEGAHVKPAIITGKLTGEHDPDIYTSRYIRFTTENRNETLSNISYAKANGLALGDKIGDGQNLSIPKLGHDTARSALEKLKEASDRTFSDALQDNETDYLMWRRRGALYWINPLLVNLYEEQGKTTPTSMYRMYFSSDLERRMSFITLQSSLYYWYWMVYKNGRNIDWWEIEPFPFPDQETLEANREDIIEVSEELWEAMEYRFVGKARTVIENAAELKPIVDRVDDLIGPMYGLAEDEIEYMKNFDAEYGREPEDIDSETLESYADD
- a CDS encoding McrB family protein, translating into MSTEETIFSKAFASLVDQERPEIYRESLAHLVSGKNVVFQGPPGTGKTRAARLLSRWVCGGNSFDLITAHAELTRYDLIGGYTPDSDGGFTTQAGPLAETAKLCQQGLRSDGRPAWLIIDELNRANLDQSFGEVFTLLDPDYRDTERLQYGDESTYLPHSFRILATMNTYDRAQLFELGYAFRRRFAFVEVGTLLKTSSSKSNDEEEIDIPAVPDYESLKNEIIKESVIESLSYSRTIFETFPLSAEAQTEQGPFGRDAYPIEPSYASEELIEEQFESLFEDLDHYKGERDFIDVLIEFCFIAANNDLLEIGQAMVIDAVKFLVVYALMFPDEVSGETVEQAVISYIVPQFEIVMPELRQAETIGTEGEVTENFDCTVRAASALGLERVAAQLRDMQASSGFT